In Fibrobacter sp., the genomic stretch ACGACCTTGTCAAGCCCGTAGCGTTCACGGATTTCATCGATGGATTTTCCGGGAACGTAATCGGACAATTTCGAAAGTTCTGGACGCGGTTCAATCATAATCACCTCTTTTCGTGCACAAATCTAGAATAATTGGGAAAGGATTAAGTTAAATTTGTGGTGTATGAATCGATTCGTCGCCCTGTTGTTAGCAGTCCTGTGCGTAAACGCGTTCGCCGTTGACCACATGTGGGACATTCGCTACACGTTCGGGCCCGACACGCGCCCCTCCCCGAAATGGGCCGTCGGTCTCGGAGTGATGAACAACTACGGGACGGACTTCCTCTTCCCGGTAAATTTCACGACGGCGCTTTCCAGGGAATGGAACATCGGCGGAAAGGTGTACGTGCAGACGACAAACAAATTCGAGCACGTAATCGTCTCGCTCAATATCGGCGGGCGCTACCTCATCAACGACAACAATTTCATCGAACTGGACGGCAATTTCGGCGTGAACCGCAACAACAGCACCGCAGTCGTTGTGACCTTCGGTAACGAGCAGTTCATCTCGAAAAACTTCGCCAACTTCTATGAACTCCGCGCAGGCTTTTTGCAAGGCGTCACCGGAGAAGACGGTTACGTAAAGTTTTCGGGTTCCATGACCCCGACTCTGTACTTCACGAGTTTCTTCCGCACGTTTATCGAAATCAACTTGTCCGGAAGTGTCGGGAACATCAAGGATGATTTCATGATTGACATCATCCCGAAATTCGAACTCGTGCTCGGTTCTTACCGCATCCGCCTGGACTTTGACATCGGCGTGATGCAGGAGAAGAACAACGACGTGCAGACCATCGCACTTTACGTAATAAAGGCGCTGTAACAAAGAGCCTTCGGCTCAGTTACGCGCCCTTGCGGGCTAGTTCCCAGGCACCTGCGGTGCAGTTACTAGAATTTCTAGTATCAAGATGTCTCTTGATACCTGCTAGGCTAGTAACTCAGAACTAGGAACTAACGCGAAGCGTCATTTCACCGTGAACGTAGAGCCGTCGTAGTCGATGGTTACCGGCTTTGCGGCACTCACTGTACCTGCGAGAATTGCATGGCTCAGCGGACGTTCGATGTTCCTTTCCAGGTAACGCTGAATGGGGCGTGCACCGAATTCCGGCTGGTAGGCGCCATCGGCAATGGCATCGAGCGCCTTGTCGGTCAGCGTGAGTTGCAAATCCTGGCGGGCGGCGCGTTCGGCGAGGCCCTTGAATTTCAACTTCACGATATCCCTGATTTGCGGCTTGGTGAGACTCTGGAAGACCAGCACTTCGTCCAAACGGTTCAGGAATTCCGGCCTGAAGAAACCGCGGAGTTCCGGCTCTATTTCCTTCAGCGTCACGGGCTTTGCATCACCGGCGCGGTTCTGGAAATGGGCGGCACCCAGGTTCGACGTCATCAGGATCAAGGTGTTCTTGAAGTTCACCGTACGGCCCTTGCCATCGGTTAGTCGGCCGTCGTCAAGCACCTGCAACAGCGTGTTGAACACGTCGGGGTGAGCCTTCTCGATTTCGTCGAGCAGAATCACGCAGTACGGATGCGTACGCACGGCTTCGGTCAGCTGGCCGCCTTCTTCGTAGCCCACGTATCCCGGAGGCGCACCGATGAGTCGCGAGACGCTATGCTTTTCCATGTATTCACTCATGTCGATACGCACAAGAGCCGCTTCGCTATCAAACAGTTCGGTCGAAAGCGCACGGGCCAGTTCCGTCTTGCCGACACCCGTGGGGCCCAGGAACAAGAAACTACCAATCGGCGCATTCTCGCGGCTGAGGCCGCTACGGTTACGCAGAATCGCTTCGGAAACCGCTTCCACGGCTTCGTCCTGGCCAATCACGCGGGCATGCAGGCGTTCGTCCAAGTGCAACAACTTGGCCTTCTCGCCTTCGCAAAGCTTGGTCACGGGAATTCCCGTCCAACGGCTTACCACGAGAGCGATGGTTTCTTCCGTCACCTCTTCGCTCAAGTCGCCATCGTTGGCGGCCTTCTTGATTTCTTCCGTCTTCGCGGCGATTTCCTTTTCCAGGTTCACGATCTTATTGTACTTGAGTTCAGCGGCGCGGTTCAAGTC encodes the following:
- a CDS encoding AAA family ATPase, which translates into the protein KAIDLIDEAASLVKTQMDTVPEALDTLQRKELQMKIEEQALAKETDDNSVKRLKELREELATTDAAVKLMQDRWQERRAKNAELQGLKKSLQQAKDEMEQAEARYDLNRAAELKYNKIVNLEKEIAAKTEEIKKAANDGDLSEEVTEETIALVVSRWTGIPVTKLCEGEKAKLLHLDERLHARVIGQDEAVEAVSEAILRNRSGLSRENAPIGSFLFLGPTGVGKTELARALSTELFDSEAALVRIDMSEYMEKHSVSRLIGAPPGYVGYEEGGQLTEAVRTHPYCVILLDEIEKAHPDVFNTLLQVLDDGRLTDGKGRTVNFKNTLILMTSNLGAAHFQNRAGDAKPVTLKEIEPELRGFFRPEFLNRLDEVLVFQSLTKPQIRDIVKLKFKGLAERAARQDLQLTLTDKALDAIADGAYQPEFGARPIQRYLERNIERPLSHAILAGTVSAAKPVTIDYDGSTFTVK